CGTCGGCGACCTGTCGGCTCATGTCGATGCCGAAGATCGCGACGTCGGAGTCGAGGCGCTGGGCGGCGGTCACCGCGCCCTGCAGGGCGGCGCCGTTCCACGCCCAGACGACGTCGACGTCCGGGTGGGCCTGCAGCACGGTCTCGAACGCGCGGGAGCCCTCCTCCGGGGAGCCGACCGCCTCGGCGGTGGTCAACACATCCAGCCCCGGGGCCTCACCGAGGAACGCGTCTCGTCGCGGTGGGCCGTTGGGCTCGGTGTCACCGACCAACAGCGCCGCGGTCGCCGTTCCGCCCAGGTTCTCATCCACATAGGACTGAGTGATCTCGCCGAGCGCGGCACCGAGTTGGGCCTGGTCGACGCCGACGAAGTAGCCGAAGGAGTCGTCGTGGACCCGGTTGTCGTACTGCACGATCGTCATTCCGCGGTGCCGGGCTCGTTGCAGCGCCGAGGCGGAGGCCGCCAGATCGAAGGGCGCCGCGACGAGCACGTTGTCGCCCCTGGCGTACATCGTGTCCATCAGCTGGCTCTCGGTCTGCAGCTCCCGATTGGACACGTCGATGTTGATCGGCACCTCGTGTTCGGCAGCCGAGGACCGCATCCCCGCCTCGACGAGCTGCCAGAACTCCAGGTCGCGGGCGTACATGATGGCGCCGACCTGGATGGGGTCGTCCTGGCGTGCGTTGTCGGGGACCGGCTCGGTTCCGGTGGAGCAGCTCACCGCCGTCAGACCGAGCACCAGCCAGAGCGCGAACAGCCTGCGGGGCCTCCGTCGGCTCCCGATCGCGTGCCGTCGTCGTTTCGTCATGATGTCCCTTCGTCGCCGTTGACTTCAGGTGTGCACCGCCGGCGGGACTGGAGGGACCTCGACTCCGCCACCGAGATGACTAGACATCTAGCTATTGCGGAGGAGTGTGCGCCGCACCACACGGGCTGTCAAGACTCCGGCGGCGTCGAATATTCGACGCCGGGGACGCGGAGGATCCCGGCAAGGGCGGCACGACCCACCCTGCAGTGAGCCACTCACCTTCGCCACCCCTCGGACGATCGACAGCGACACAGCAATGGTGCTCGACGGTTGGCCGATCGATGTCGACCCCCCTTCTTAAGATCACCAGAAACGACGATAAGATTACTGATCCCCAGCCCGATTAAAACAAAGGAAATGCCCGGAAGTCCGCCGTTCAATAGAGCTTCCTTGCAGGTCAGAACGTTGCAAAATCAGCCTTCATTCGCTTTCGCCCAAACACAAAACGGCATAGCCGCCCGAGAATCCCAGTCACATGAATGCGCCTGAGGGAATCTGATGGGTTCGCCGCCGCAGGCAGGATCAGCAATCGAGAGTCGACGATTCAAGATGACCGACCCCACCGACGCCGCCCTGTGACCGGACTCGATCACAGGGGGCGAGCTCAGGAGAGGCCGACAACCGCCGTTCCCTTGAGCACGCCCCTCGGCACCGTATTCCGGCACGGCCTACGGAGGACCTGGCTCGTCATGGCAACGCGGCGCCCGGTCCAGCCGGCGGCATCGGTAGGTTTGGCGGCGCTTCCGGCGGCGGTATCGGCGCTTCCGGCGGCGACAGGTCGGCCTCGGTCTCGTCCTCCGCGTCCGACGGCGGCTCGCGATCCTGGCGCTCGATGCTGCTGGGAACCGGTCGTTCCTCGGAGGGGACCGGACCAGCCGGAATCGGCGATCGGCCGTCGTCCGACCCACCCGGTAGCACTACGGCGATCAGAATGATCACCGCGGCCGTCATCCCGCCGCTGAGCAGCATCCCCACGGTCCTCCGATTGCGGCGCCGCCGATGAGCGAGATGGATGATCCGGTCCGCACGTAGGCGCGTCGCTGGAAGCTCACGCTGCGCGAACCGGCTGAGCTCCGTCCGAACGTCCTCCTCATGCATCGTCTTCCACCTCACTCGCCCACGATGTCGCCACGAGCCGTTCACCGAACTGCGTACGCAGCCGAGCGCGCAGCGTCGCCAATGCTTTGAAAGCCTGACTCTTCACCGTCCCCGGCGAGCACCCCAGGGCCGCCGCCGTGTCCTCGATGCCGAGGTCGTGCCAGTACCGCAGCACCAGCACCGCCCGCTGTCTGGCAGGCAGCGTTGCCAAGGCTTCGACCAGCACGATTCGATCCTCGCCCGTGGAGTCCGGACTCGGAGTCTCCGGTGTCGAGTCCGTCAACCACTCCAGCCGACGCCACAGCCTCCGACGCTCGGACAGGAAGGTACGTACCACGACCTGCCGCAGGTACCCCGCCAACCGGTCGCGGTCGGTCAGCCGAGGCCAGGCCAGATAAACCTTCAAGAAGGCCGATTGAGTCAGATCCTCGGCCCGATGCCAGTCGCCGCACAGCAGACGCGCGGTGATCCGGACGTTGTCGACGTGATCATCGAAGCAACGGCGGAACGTCTCGTCGTCGGCGGGGGCGCGCACGGACGCCTGTGAAGCCCGCACCTGAATGTCATCTCCCATTCCACGAGTCGCCGAAGGGGCGCTGCCCGCAAGGCGAGCAGCGCCCGATCACCAGTGCTCGAATCCGGCTGATCGGCCAACCCGACCAAGTTCGACTAGTCGACCGGCGGCTGCGGCGCCCCCGGACCCTCCGGCGGCTGCGGCATCCCCGGACCCTCCGGCGGCTGCGGCGCCCCCGGACCCTCCGGCGGCTGCGGCATCCCCGGACCCTCCGGCGGCTGCGGCGCCCCCGGACCCTCCGGCGGCTGCGGCATCCCCGGACCCTCCGGCGGCTGCGGCGCCCCCGGACCCTCCGGCGGCTGCGGCATCCCCGGACCCTCCGGCGGCTGCGGCGCCCCCGGACCCTCCGGCGGCTGCGGCATCCCCGGACCCTCCGGCGGCTGCGGCATCCCCGGACCCTCCGGCGGCTGCGGCATCCCCGGACCCTCCGGCGGCTGCGGCGCCCCCGGACCCTCCGGCGGCTGCGGCATCCCCGGACCCTCCGGCGGCTGCGGCATCCCCGGACCCTCCGGCGGCTGCGGCATCCCCGGACCCTCCGGCGGCTGCGGCGCCCCCGGACCCTCCGGCGGCTGCGGCATCCCCGGACCCTCCGGCGGCTGCGGCATCCCCGGACCCTCCGGCGGCTGCGGCATCCCCGGACCCTCCGGCGGCTGCGGCGCCCCCGGACCACCGGGCGGATTGCCCGGTCCGTCGATCGGGGACTCGGGGGGCTCCTGATCGGTCATCGCGTCGTTGGTCGACTGCGGCGCCTCCAGCACGGAGGCGACGGCGGGAGCCCCGGTCACGACGATCAGTGCCAGCCCGGTGGCTGCAATCGCACCCACCAGGCCCTTGCGATTGATTCGCACCAGCTGATCTCCTTTCATCCGGCGGCGTCGATATGCGTTGCTAACGCCTCACCGGGAAGCACGTCGCCGAAGATCAATCTTGTTGCCCCGAGATCCAGTGACCCCAATCACAGTTGACCTGCAGTCATCACCACAGACCGGAGTCGGCCGCGATCGGCAGACTGAGACGATCCGCCGCCAACGACACCGGGTGCCGATTGTCGGATCAACGCGCGGGCTCGGTGATCCCCGTGGCCGACTGCCACCAGCCGGAGACGGCGGTGGCCAGCACCGTGGACTCGCGGACGACCAGCCATCGCGCGCACCCGCACCGCAGATAGCGCAGCGTTCCGTCGGAGGTTCGATGCCGGGAGACCTCGGTGAGGTCCGAGCGGCCGCAGGACGGACACCGGTGCGTCGGGGATCGACGGTCGACACTCATGCGGCCAGCGTGGTGTCATGGGTCAGTGCATTTCAACCCTTACGGAGGGCTGGCGGCCGAGATGGCCGCCGAGCTGGTCAACCTGGGTCCGAACGCGACTCCCGCCGAACTCGACAACCTGCTCATCCGGATCGACTACCGGCCCCGACGGACTCCGAACGCCCGACAGACCCGGGCGCTGCTGGAGTGGGCGGGCCGCCTGCGCCCGGTGTTCGGCGAGACCGATCTGGACCGTCAGGTCGACCTGGTCAACGCGCTGCTCGCCGATTCCGCCGCCCGGCCCTACATCTCCCGACACGATGGGCGAAAGCCACATCTGCACTACGCGGACGAGCGTCGGCCGGTGGACGAACGAGTATTCGGCTACACCTCGGCGGGCCTGGCCACTGCGGTCTGCCAGGACGGCCGCCGTCTCGGCTCGTGTGCCAGGGCGGGCTGTCGGATCGTGTACGTCGACACCTCGCGCAACGGGCGGCGCCGCTATTGCACCACCCGTTGCGCGAACCGCGTCCACGTCGCCGACCATCGCAGCAGAACCTCGGTCCCGCCGCAGGCGACCGAGGCTGCCGACTGAGGTCTACCGGTCGCCCGATGATTCGGGAATCGGCATCCTCGAGCTGTCGAGGGAGACCTCCGGCGGCCCCTCCTGGCCACCGGCCCCGGCGCCGTGTGCCGGTAGCCGAGCCGACGGGTTCGGAACGGGATCCGATTCCCCCGGACGGTCCTCCGGCGCCGACTCCGGCGGCTCGGATTCCGTCGGGAGCTCGGGGGTCGACGCGGCGGAGGACGGCGAGGGTTCGACAACCGACTGCTCTCGATCAGCGGGCACCAGCGGACGCTCGTCCCGACCCGCGCCCGAGGGGAGCACCACCGCGACCAGGACGACCAGTGCGGCGGTCAGTCCACCGCTGACCAGCATCGCCGCCGTGGTTCGCCGCCGTCGCACTCGGTGGGCCTGGTGGATCACCCGGTCCGCGCGCAGCCCGACCGGCGGCTGTTCCTCATGGAAGAGACGATCGAACTCCGCTCGGAGCTCCTCCCCCTCATGCATCGTCTGTCACCGTCCTCCTCGATGTCGACACGACGCGCTCGGCGAAGGATCCGCCGAGCCGGCTGCGCAGACTGGCCAGGCCCTTGGAGCTCTGGCTCTTGACGGTGCCCGGCGAACAACCCAGCACCGTCGCCGTCTCCTTCACCCCGAGATCGTGCCAATACCGCAGCACGAGCACGGCCCGTTGCCGAGCGGGCAGTTTCGCCAGCGCGGCCAGCAGCACGAGTCGGTCCGTGCCCGGCCTGCCGTGATCGGCCCGTTCGGGAACCGCGTCGGTCAACCACTCCCGACGGCGCCACAGCCTGCGCCGCTCGGACAGGAACGTGCGCACCACCACCTGCCGGAGGTAGCGCGACAGCTGGTCGGTCTGGTCCACCCGCGACCAGGCGAGGTAGACCTTCAAGAACGCCGCCTGGGTCAGATCCTCGGCGCGATGCCAGTCGCCGCACAGTAATCGGGCCGTGAATCGGACCGACTCGACGTGCTCGGCGAAGCATCGACGGAATGCCTCGTCGTCGTGCTCCGTCGTGGGCATCGGTGTGTCGGAAGCCCTCACCGCCGGGTCGTCTCCTGTTCGCCAGGTCGGTCCGAGCCCATCGTCCCGGACCGATCGGAATCTCTCCTACTTCGTACCCTCGGACCAGGCCTCGGCCGGGACCGGCTCCGCAGGCACAGACGTGGGGTCCGCCGTGGGTCGGGCCTCGGCGGGTGCGGGACTCACCGACACGGTGGGGTCCGCGGGCTGCGGAGTGTGCGGCTCCGCCGACGGCGGCTGAGATTCGGCGGGCTCCGAGGCAGGCGGCTGGGGTGAGGGCACCGGCGACTCCGAGGGCACGGGCGCCGAAGTCTCCGAAGGCACCGGCGATTCGGCGGGCACCGGAGTAGGCGGCTGCTCCGAGGGAGTCTGCTCCCGCGATTGCTCCGAGACCGACTCGGGGAACATCGCGGCGACGGCCGGGGCCGCCGTCACGACGGCCACTGCGGCCGCGCCGCCTACGAGCACCCCGATCAGGGCCTTACGACTGATGCGCATCCAAGCTCCTTCGATTCGACGGATGAGCGGCGCTTCGCGTCGACCTGCGCCGTCACCTCTACCCACCCGCCGGGAACCCGGCCGGTTGCCCTCGATGTGGTGATGCCGATCACAACCTGCCGACAGGCCCGCACCCCGTCGACTCCGCGTCGGCGACGACACGGCTGGTCGGGGGACCGATCGGCATCCTCGCGGCGGCAGACTCGCCTGATCCACGGCCGATGCCCACGCACAGCGATCGTTCGGATACTCTGCGCCAATGCCTCCGATGTGTCCCCAGCCACGCCGGACGTCACCAACAGTGCCCGATTCCGCACGAACAGTGCATGCGATCACCGCAATGCGGAGGAGCGCAGACGATTGCGAGTTCGAATGGTGATCCGCGCCCGATCCCTTCTCGAGCGGTACCGACGCCACGGGGCGCGGGCGCTGCTGGACCAAGCCCGTTCTGCGGCAGTGCAGTTGCTGACGCCCGAACCGCCTCCTCCGGTGGCCCCCGCCCCGCCGTCGCCGTTCGACACCCCCGCCGACAAACCCACCTCGTCGAACAACCCCGCTCCACGTTCCCCGGGCGAGGCGGCCAAGGCGAGCGACGACGTGCTCGCGGGCATGTGCGCAGGCATCGCGGTGCGCGACCTGAATCTCGTCGACTCGCTGCTGGCGATGCTGGAGAAGATGGAGGTCGACGAGGACGATCCCGACACCCTCGCCCGCCTCTACCGGCTCGATCACCTCGCCACCAGGCTCCGACGCAATGCGGAGAATCTCCGGGTCCTAGCAGGTCAGGAAGCTGGTAATGCGACCGAGGAGACCACGTCGTTGATCGATGTGATCCGAGCAGCGATGTCCTCGATCGAGCAGTACACCCGGATCGAGATCGGCCGGGTCGCCGGGCTCGCCGTGGCGGGTTTCGCCGCCGACGACGTGAGCCGGTTGGTCGCCGAGTTGCTGGACAACGCGGCCGTGCAGTCGCCGCCGACCTCCCCCGTCACGGTCAGCGCCCACATCACCGAGCAGGGCAGCGTGCTGTTGCGGGTCGAGGACGCGGGCATCGGGTTGCCGCCGGACCGGCTGGCGGTGCTGAACGAACGGCTCACCTCGGCGCCGCGCCTCGACAGCGACTCGATCGAGCACATGGGACTGGCCGTGGTCCGTTCGCTGGCCCGCAAGCACGAGATCCAGGTCTGGTTGGGTAGACGATCCCCGCACGGCACCACCGCCTCGGTGCTGTTGCGCCCCGAGCTCGTCCGGGAGACCGCGCCTGCGGCCTGGGTCAAACCCGAGGAGACCGAGGCGAAGGCGAAGAGCCCTCGCCGGGCGACCATGCCCGCTCCTCGGACCGATCCGGAACCATCCGGCGAGCTGACGTCCAGTGGGCTGCCCCGCCGGGTGCCCGCCGCGCGCCGACCCGAGAGTGACCGGGCCCCGACTCGACCCACCAACGGCATGCGATC
This Actinoalloteichus hymeniacidonis DNA region includes the following protein-coding sequences:
- a CDS encoding sugar ABC transporter substrate-binding protein, which translates into the protein MTKRRRHAIGSRRRPRRLFALWLVLGLTAVSCSTGTEPVPDNARQDDPIQVGAIMYARDLEFWQLVEAGMRSSAAEHEVPINIDVSNRELQTESQLMDTMYARGDNVLVAAPFDLAASASALQRARHRGMTIVQYDNRVHDDSFGYFVGVDQAQLGAALGEITQSYVDENLGGTATAALLVGDTEPNGPPRRDAFLGEAPGLDVLTTAEAVGSPEEGSRAFETVLQAHPDVDVVWAWNGAALQGAVTAAQRLDSDVAIFGIDMSRQVADAMSEPDSPVHAVADQHAYDVGRSAVDAGIALAKGQDVPPETEVEPVVYTREDQQALATFYRELEATR
- a CDS encoding SigE family RNA polymerase sigma factor, whose product is MGDDIQVRASQASVRAPADDETFRRCFDDHVDNVRITARLLCGDWHRAEDLTQSAFLKVYLAWPRLTDRDRLAGYLRQVVVRTFLSERRRLWRRLEWLTDSTPETPSPDSTGEDRIVLVEALATLPARQRAVLVLRYWHDLGIEDTAAALGCSPGTVKSQAFKALATLRARLRTQFGERLVATSWASEVEDDA
- a CDS encoding CGNR zinc finger domain-containing protein; protein product: MHFNPYGGLAAEMAAELVNLGPNATPAELDNLLIRIDYRPRRTPNARQTRALLEWAGRLRPVFGETDLDRQVDLVNALLADSAARPYISRHDGRKPHLHYADERRPVDERVFGYTSAGLATAVCQDGRRLGSCARAGCRIVYVDTSRNGRRRYCTTRCANRVHVADHRSRTSVPPQATEAAD
- a CDS encoding SigE family RNA polymerase sigma factor, encoding MPTTEHDDEAFRRCFAEHVESVRFTARLLCGDWHRAEDLTQAAFLKVYLAWSRVDQTDQLSRYLRQVVVRTFLSERRRLWRRREWLTDAVPERADHGRPGTDRLVLLAALAKLPARQRAVLVLRYWHDLGVKETATVLGCSPGTVKSQSSKGLASLRSRLGGSFAERVVSTSRRTVTDDA
- a CDS encoding sensor histidine kinase, whose protein sequence is MRVRMVIRARSLLERYRRHGARALLDQARSAAVQLLTPEPPPPVAPAPPSPFDTPADKPTSSNNPAPRSPGEAAKASDDVLAGMCAGIAVRDLNLVDSLLAMLEKMEVDEDDPDTLARLYRLDHLATRLRRNAENLRVLAGQEAGNATEETTSLIDVIRAAMSSIEQYTRIEIGRVAGLAVAGFAADDVSRLVAELLDNAAVQSPPTSPVTVSAHITEQGSVLLRVEDAGIGLPPDRLAVLNERLTSAPRLDSDSIEHMGLAVVRSLARKHEIQVWLGRRSPHGTTASVLLRPELVRETAPAAWVKPEETEAKAKSPRRATMPAPRTDPEPSGELTSSGLPRRVPAARRPESDRAPTRPTNGMRSDPGPGQPPDRPAEPQSATTPNGLPRRVPRSLRPDNSLESVGSARASEAQARAGRAQLVSDLGAFVDGEQAARAGRNGDDQQNRDGELP